In a single window of the Limnochorda sp. L945t genome:
- the der gene encoding ribosome biogenesis GTPase Der, translating to MRAEPAGEGNAAAVPLPKVAIVGRPNVGKSTLFNRLVRRRVAIVHPQPGVTRDRLEAAVTWRGRSFVLVDTGGLLDAVPREGMEGVVWQQASAAVQEASLLLLVVDVRDGAMALDRQLANWLRRSGKPSLLVVNKVDAPAHEAGIHEFAALGLGEGVPVSAASGRGVGELLDRILDLLGSRMPAQAPAPSPAGPPPVRIAIVGRPNVGKSSLVNAIVGQQRVAVDERPGTTRDAVDIDFEWQGRRISLVDTAGIRKRARPGARDVEQLAVARAFRAMSRSDVAIVLIDATEGVTFQDARLAGRAAELGLAVVLAVNKWDRIGRPDQSVERYVPEVRHAAGRLDWAPVHFISALEQWGVRELLRSALAAADRRARPLDPEIVRSCVDEAVRLRPPASPGRAAVRITGVRQVASRPPTLVLSVQGADRLDDAYLRYLERQLRSRIDLTGTPVRWAVRPVAKRRPALPASGHS from the coding sequence TTGAGAGCCGAACCGGCCGGCGAGGGAAACGCCGCCGCGGTCCCCTTGCCCAAAGTCGCCATCGTCGGGCGGCCCAACGTGGGCAAGTCCACGCTCTTCAACCGGCTCGTCCGGCGCCGGGTCGCCATCGTCCACCCCCAGCCGGGGGTCACCCGTGACCGGCTGGAGGCCGCCGTCACCTGGCGCGGCCGCAGTTTCGTCCTGGTGGACACCGGGGGCCTGCTCGACGCCGTTCCCCGCGAGGGAATGGAGGGAGTCGTCTGGCAGCAGGCGTCGGCGGCGGTGCAGGAGGCGTCCCTTCTGCTTCTGGTGGTCGACGTGCGCGACGGGGCCATGGCCCTCGACCGCCAGCTGGCCAACTGGCTGCGCCGATCGGGCAAACCCTCTTTGCTCGTGGTCAACAAGGTCGACGCTCCGGCGCACGAAGCGGGTATCCACGAGTTCGCCGCCCTGGGCCTGGGCGAGGGCGTCCCCGTGTCGGCCGCCAGCGGCCGAGGCGTAGGCGAGCTGCTGGATCGTATCCTGGACCTCCTGGGTTCCCGGATGCCGGCGCAGGCACCGGCTCCTTCGCCCGCCGGGCCGCCGCCGGTCCGCATCGCCATCGTGGGCCGGCCCAACGTGGGCAAGTCTTCGCTGGTCAACGCCATCGTGGGACAGCAGCGGGTGGCCGTCGACGAGCGCCCGGGCACGACCCGGGACGCGGTGGACATTGATTTCGAGTGGCAGGGCCGCCGGATCTCCCTGGTCGATACGGCCGGCATCCGCAAGCGGGCGCGCCCGGGAGCCCGTGACGTGGAGCAGCTGGCCGTGGCCCGCGCGTTTCGGGCCATGAGCCGCTCCGACGTGGCCATCGTCCTGATCGACGCGACCGAAGGCGTCACGTTCCAGGATGCGCGTCTGGCCGGCCGGGCCGCCGAGCTCGGGCTCGCGGTGGTCCTGGCCGTCAACAAGTGGGACCGCATCGGCCGGCCCGACCAGAGCGTCGAGCGCTACGTCCCCGAGGTCCGGCACGCTGCGGGACGCCTGGACTGGGCTCCGGTCCACTTCATCTCGGCGCTGGAACAGTGGGGCGTGAGAGAGCTCCTACGATCGGCTCTGGCCGCTGCCGATCGTCGCGCCCGCCCTCTCGACCCCGAGATCGTGCGGAGCTGCGTCGACGAAGCGGTCCGCCTGCGGCCCCCGGCTTCGCCGGGGCGCGCCGCGGTCCGCATCACGGGCGTGCGGCAGGTGGCGTCTCGCCCGCCCACGCTGGTCCTGAGCGTGCAGGGGGCAGACCGCCTCGACGATGCCTACTTACGCTATCTCGAGCGCCAGCTGCGAAGCCGCATCGATCTCACCGGCACGCCCGTTCGCTGGGCGGTACGTCCCGTTGCGAAAAGGCGTCCGGCCCTGCCCGCTTCCGGTCATAGTTGA
- a CDS encoding DUF3189 family protein: MVYHCFGGAHSSPVAAAIHAGLLPADRVPDGRALARIPYFDTTPPSHWGELLPVGKDAHGHEVYVMGHGPHGALACRAVLAGYALGREEWPPLLLIDTVPYINLWMRIGGFLSRRLRLVSLGRPLVIWGARRAYPRLAALVREVQARCDSRARPLAER, from the coding sequence GTGGTCTACCACTGCTTCGGAGGGGCTCATTCGTCGCCGGTGGCCGCGGCCATCCACGCCGGGCTGCTTCCGGCCGACCGCGTTCCGGACGGCCGCGCACTTGCGCGGATTCCTTATTTCGACACGACCCCTCCCAGCCACTGGGGAGAGCTCCTGCCGGTCGGCAAGGATGCCCACGGGCACGAGGTCTACGTCATGGGACACGGCCCGCACGGGGCCCTCGCATGCCGCGCGGTGCTGGCCGGCTACGCGCTCGGCCGGGAAGAGTGGCCGCCGCTGTTACTCATCGACACGGTCCCCTACATCAACCTGTGGATGCGCATCGGTGGTTTCCTCTCCCGCCGGTTGCGTCTGGTCAGCCTCGGTAGACCTCTGGTAATCTGGGGAGCGAGGCGAGCTTATCCGAGGCTGGCGGCCCTGGTCCGGGAGGTGCAGGCTCGCTGCGACTCCCGGGCGCGGCCGTTGGCCGAGCGTTGA
- a CDS encoding capping complex subunit for YIEGIA, translated as MGDVRIRASEWVLAVITTDREYRPAGAPVFYARDRDDLERIALYLCRSALATAHEVIPGTLIIMRH; from the coding sequence GTGGGTGACGTACGGATCCGGGCCAGCGAGTGGGTGCTGGCGGTGATCACCACCGACCGGGAGTACCGGCCGGCAGGAGCACCGGTGTTCTACGCCAGGGACCGGGACGACCTCGAGCGCATCGCCCTGTACCTGTGCCGCAGCGCATTGGCGACGGCGCACGAGGTCATCCCGGGCACCCTGATCATCATGCGCCACTGA
- a CDS encoding YIEGIA domain-containing protein gives MSPAWQVVIATLAGTAVRFYTLKVDYRQYPSYPQGYTIHLSMGLIASFLGALAVPALAAREFAAASFLGLAATQFREVRKIEREALANLEETELVRRGAAYIEGIARVFEARNYVAMLVALIVSGVLTVLRPPHALWATAWAVLVTALALVTLARTARGLRLGDIATVQRAAIAFDGPLLTVEGAVVLNIGRAPAREIYQKQGVAMLLRPRDRAAAATLANPGQRQAILHDVVARVGVRMDVDEPEFAPIARRHVEQDAVVLVIIPQIADTGAIVRAIREVPVLEASVQLVGYGEEDTMLPRNLEADRRG, from the coding sequence ATGAGCCCGGCCTGGCAGGTGGTCATCGCGACCCTGGCCGGCACCGCGGTGCGCTTCTATACGCTGAAGGTCGACTACCGCCAGTATCCGAGCTACCCCCAGGGGTATACGATCCACCTCTCCATGGGCCTCATCGCGTCGTTCCTGGGCGCCCTGGCCGTGCCGGCGCTGGCAGCCCGGGAGTTCGCGGCGGCCTCGTTTTTGGGGCTGGCCGCGACGCAGTTTCGTGAGGTACGCAAGATCGAGCGAGAGGCGCTGGCCAACCTGGAAGAGACGGAACTCGTGCGCCGGGGCGCGGCGTACATCGAGGGCATCGCGAGGGTTTTCGAAGCCCGCAACTACGTGGCGATGCTGGTGGCTCTCATCGTGAGCGGCGTGCTCACGGTGCTGCGACCGCCCCACGCGCTCTGGGCCACGGCTTGGGCCGTCCTGGTGACGGCGCTCGCCCTGGTGACGCTGGCCCGTACCGCCCGGGGACTTCGCCTCGGCGACATCGCGACGGTGCAACGGGCAGCAATCGCCTTCGACGGTCCGCTCCTGACGGTCGAGGGAGCCGTCGTGCTCAACATCGGACGGGCGCCCGCGCGGGAGATCTACCAGAAGCAGGGCGTGGCGATGCTGTTGCGCCCGAGGGACCGGGCGGCCGCCGCGACCCTTGCCAATCCCGGCCAGCGCCAGGCCATCCTGCACGACGTGGTGGCACGGGTGGGGGTACGCATGGACGTCGACGAACCGGAGTTCGCCCCCATCGCGAGGCGCCACGTCGAGCAGGACGCGGTAGTGCTGGTGATCATCCCGCAAATCGCGGACACGGGTGCCATCGTGCGGGCCATCCGGGAGGTCCCGGTGCTCGAAGCGAGCGTGCAACTGGTGGGGTACGGCGAGGAGGACACCATGCTGCCCCGCAACCTGGAGGCCGATCGCCGTGGGTGA
- the spoIIP gene encoding stage II sporulation protein P: MPAGLVALVVVAALIFFGLAHRVLDRMRLTDGQALIFIALIIAGSFVDIPLVRAPVSVSINVGGAVIPLILAGYLLVRADHAVERVRSLVGAVITAAAVLAISSLTDFDPGRGDFLDPVWLFGIVGGVTGYLVGSRSRRASFISGTLGLLLTDVVHAVRMARTGQPATVMIGGAGAFDMIVLAGLIAVGLAEIVGEIRERLSGGPGPSSKAVGAFAGLVVLAGLLGGLGHADAAPVSRRPVPATWGERSDGRYFTLVAPDGRVVTYTALLLGKGDVYIDASNRRWKVVGIEGDRAMVRSDGVETLPEVSESALAQAQGQPGARRGRGPDVALYFTHSDESYVPTSGTSSKPWGDVYKVGETLAAELRRQGYRVVVSHNNHNPHDGQAYTRSRRTALQLLKQRPTLLVDVHRDAVPPQVYQTSVQGTPATKVRLVVGRQNQNMQANLSLARHIKAVADRIRPGLIEGIFIAQGDYNQDLAPRSILLEFGAHTNPLDLAEEGARLFAPVLPRAAGVGPGQLPSAPRGVDASGRRSATILAVAAVVAVLGFMALNAGSADELRARIRSWWRRQPVGGPGDREGP, translated from the coding sequence ATGCCAGCCGGACTCGTCGCTCTGGTCGTGGTCGCGGCCCTCATCTTCTTCGGCCTGGCCCACCGTGTGCTGGACCGCATGCGGCTCACCGATGGGCAGGCGCTCATCTTCATCGCCCTGATCATCGCGGGTAGCTTCGTCGATATCCCGCTCGTGCGTGCCCCCGTGAGCGTGAGCATCAACGTGGGTGGGGCGGTCATCCCGCTCATCCTGGCCGGATACCTGTTGGTGCGGGCGGATCACGCCGTCGAGAGAGTCCGTAGCCTGGTCGGCGCGGTCATTACCGCGGCGGCGGTCCTGGCCATCTCGTCTCTCACGGACTTCGACCCCGGCCGGGGCGATTTCCTCGACCCGGTGTGGCTGTTCGGGATCGTCGGCGGCGTGACCGGCTATCTGGTAGGTAGTCGCTCCCGGCGGGCTTCCTTCATTTCGGGCACGCTCGGGCTGTTGCTGACCGACGTGGTTCACGCGGTGCGGATGGCCCGGACGGGCCAGCCTGCCACCGTCATGATCGGCGGCGCCGGCGCCTTCGACATGATCGTCCTCGCCGGGTTGATCGCCGTCGGGCTGGCCGAGATCGTGGGCGAGATCCGGGAGAGGCTTTCGGGTGGCCCGGGGCCCTCCTCCAAAGCGGTCGGCGCCTTCGCGGGGCTCGTGGTCCTGGCAGGCCTGCTGGGAGGTCTCGGGCACGCGGACGCGGCCCCTGTGTCCCGGCGCCCGGTGCCCGCGACATGGGGGGAGCGCTCCGACGGCCGGTACTTCACCCTGGTCGCCCCGGACGGGCGCGTCGTGACTTATACGGCGCTCTTGCTCGGCAAGGGGGACGTGTACATTGACGCGTCCAACCGTCGCTGGAAGGTGGTGGGGATCGAGGGTGACCGGGCCATGGTACGCTCGGACGGTGTCGAGACGCTGCCGGAGGTCAGCGAGAGCGCTCTGGCCCAGGCCCAGGGCCAGCCGGGCGCACGGCGCGGCAGGGGGCCCGACGTGGCGCTCTACTTCACCCACAGCGACGAGTCGTACGTGCCGACCAGCGGCACCTCCTCCAAACCGTGGGGCGACGTCTACAAGGTGGGCGAGACCCTGGCTGCCGAGCTCCGCCGGCAGGGTTACCGGGTCGTGGTATCCCACAACAACCACAATCCCCACGACGGCCAGGCGTACACCCGTTCGCGGCGGACCGCCTTGCAGTTGCTGAAGCAACGACCCACGCTCCTGGTGGACGTCCACCGCGACGCGGTGCCGCCGCAGGTGTACCAAACGTCGGTGCAAGGAACCCCGGCAACCAAGGTCCGCCTGGTGGTGGGCCGGCAAAACCAGAACATGCAAGCCAACCTCTCGCTGGCGCGCCACATCAAGGCCGTCGCCGACCGGATCCGCCCCGGGCTGATCGAGGGCATCTTCATCGCCCAGGGCGACTACAACCAGGACCTGGCCCCGCGTTCCATCCTGCTCGAGTTCGGCGCCCACACCAACCCGCTGGATCTGGCGGAGGAGGGGGCCCGCCTGTTCGCCCCCGTGTTGCCGAGGGCGGCAGGGGTCGGCCCCGGCCAACTTCCCTCGGCGCCTCGGGGCGTCGATGCGAGCGGGCGGCGCAGCGCCACCATCCTGGCGGTGGCGGCGGTGGTAGCCGTGCTGGGGTTCATGGCCCTCAATGCCGGCAGCGCCGACGAACTGCGGGCCCGGATCCGGTCGTGGTGGCGGCGCCAGCCTGTGGGAGGGCCGGGGGACCGAGAAGGACCATGA
- the rpsA gene encoding 30S ribosomal protein S1, translating to MSVDEQQEKLSSSSSEPATEDAPVLQDGAAAAPEEVTARREQAASVDLAGAMSSNELDASLANGLSPGQVVHGRVVQVGPDEVLVDVGYKSDGRIPIHELGLRSGQTPADVLKPGDEIDVWVLKVDENEGGVLLSKRRADQELTWRRLEEAKEQGRILEARVTERVKGGLLVDVGVRGFVPASHVGRGYVEDLDKYVGRTLRLKVLEINRSRRNVVLSCKEVLEQEYQEAKARLFSSLKEGQVVEGTVRRLTDFGAFIDLGGGVEGLLHVSEMAWSRVRHPSDVLSVGQTLKVMVLNVDRERERISLGLKQVLPNPWDTVAERFHVGQIVEGEVTRLVDFGAFVRLDTGIEGLVHISQLSDRHVTKPQEVVSPGQHVRVKILSVDQAARRIGLSLRDAAPKPEPEKASATTATAEAPTVTIGELYGNLGQVLNGPSSQSSAKAASRHEGREDEA from the coding sequence ATGAGTGTGGACGAGCAGCAGGAGAAGCTTTCCTCTTCCTCTTCCGAGCCCGCCACTGAAGATGCACCGGTATTGCAGGACGGTGCCGCGGCGGCTCCCGAGGAGGTGACGGCCCGCAGGGAGCAGGCTGCCAGCGTGGACCTCGCCGGCGCCATGAGTTCCAACGAGCTGGATGCTTCCCTCGCCAACGGCTTGAGCCCGGGGCAGGTGGTCCACGGCCGGGTGGTCCAGGTAGGGCCGGACGAAGTGCTCGTGGACGTCGGTTACAAGAGCGACGGCCGCATTCCCATCCACGAGCTGGGCTTGCGCTCGGGCCAGACCCCGGCCGACGTGCTCAAACCGGGTGACGAGATTGACGTCTGGGTTTTGAAAGTGGACGAAAACGAAGGAGGCGTCCTGCTCTCCAAGCGCCGGGCCGATCAGGAGCTGACCTGGCGCCGGCTGGAGGAGGCCAAGGAGCAGGGCCGTATCCTCGAGGCCCGGGTGACGGAGCGGGTCAAGGGCGGGCTGTTGGTCGACGTCGGAGTCCGGGGGTTCGTGCCGGCGTCCCACGTGGGCCGCGGGTACGTCGAGGATCTGGACAAGTACGTAGGGCGCACCCTCCGTTTGAAGGTCCTGGAGATCAACCGCAGCCGCCGCAACGTGGTGCTCTCCTGCAAAGAGGTGCTGGAGCAGGAGTATCAGGAGGCGAAGGCCCGGCTGTTCAGCTCCCTCAAGGAGGGGCAGGTGGTGGAGGGCACCGTTCGCCGGCTGACCGACTTCGGTGCGTTCATCGACCTGGGCGGCGGCGTGGAGGGATTGCTCCACGTTTCCGAGATGGCCTGGAGCAGGGTGCGCCACCCGTCCGACGTGCTCAGCGTGGGCCAGACTTTGAAGGTCATGGTCCTCAACGTGGATCGGGAGCGCGAGCGCATCTCCCTGGGGCTCAAGCAGGTGCTCCCCAACCCGTGGGATACCGTGGCGGAGCGGTTCCACGTCGGCCAGATCGTGGAGGGCGAGGTCACCCGCCTGGTCGACTTCGGAGCGTTCGTCCGGCTCGACACCGGTATCGAGGGATTGGTGCACATCTCCCAGCTCTCGGACCGGCACGTGACCAAGCCGCAAGAGGTGGTCAGCCCGGGCCAGCACGTACGGGTCAAGATCCTGAGCGTCGACCAGGCGGCGCGCCGCATCGGGCTCTCCTTGAGGGATGCAGCGCCCAAGCCGGAGCCGGAGAAGGCCTCCGCTACGACGGCGACGGCAGAGGCTCCCACGGTCACCATCGGGGAGCTTTACGGTAATCTGGGCCAGGTGCTCAACGGCCCCTCCTCCCAGAGTTCGGCCAAAGCAGCCTCACGGCACGAGGGCCGGGAGGACGAGGCCTGA
- a CDS encoding lysophospholipid acyltransferase family protein yields MAGDLLYRSARWVLRAVLVRYFRVRAYGIDRIPASGPVLLAINHLSMLDPLLIGVVVPRPVHFMAKEELFRYPVLGQLLPKVHAFPVRRGEADREAIHQALRRLQEGQVVGVFPEGTRSQDGRLLEIQGGTALLALKSGAPILPIAITGTERAMPRGAYWPRRVRVEIRVGKLIYPETSPCQHAGRDRIHSTSRRLAEELGALLEQAHVALGPGSG; encoded by the coding sequence ATGGCGGGTGACCTCTTGTACCGGTCGGCCCGATGGGTATTGCGCGCCGTGCTGGTGCGCTACTTCCGGGTGCGGGCCTACGGCATCGACCGGATCCCTGCCTCCGGGCCCGTATTGCTCGCCATCAACCACCTGAGCATGCTGGACCCCCTGTTGATCGGGGTCGTCGTGCCGAGGCCGGTCCATTTCATGGCCAAGGAGGAGCTTTTCCGCTACCCGGTGTTGGGCCAGCTGCTCCCGAAGGTTCACGCGTTCCCGGTCCGGCGGGGCGAAGCCGACCGGGAGGCCATCCACCAAGCCCTGCGCAGGTTGCAGGAGGGACAGGTGGTGGGGGTCTTCCCGGAGGGCACCCGCAGCCAGGACGGCAGGCTCCTCGAAATCCAGGGTGGCACCGCCCTCCTGGCGCTCAAGAGCGGCGCCCCCATCTTGCCCATCGCCATCACCGGGACCGAGCGCGCCATGCCCAGGGGTGCCTACTGGCCCCGGCGGGTGCGGGTAGAAATCCGGGTGGGCAAGCTCATCTACCCGGAAACGTCACCGTGCCAGCACGCCGGTCGGGATCGGATCCATTCGACCAGCCGTCGCCTCGCCGAAGAGCTCGGTGCGTTGCTCGAGCAGGCGCACGTGGCCCTTGGCCCCGGGTCTGGCTGA